In the genome of Arachis stenosperma cultivar V10309 chromosome 6, arast.V10309.gnm1.PFL2, whole genome shotgun sequence, the window ATATTGTATTTTTGTAATGAAACTTTTAGTACtcattattcatataaaatttttaattatttttattaatacatattttttttgtatagaacttagttaatttttatttaattttgtataatttttacTATGTGTTTTTTGAATTAGTATATACTTTATTTACcgttgttatttttttataatataagtttttaatttcattagaAATGTCAAGTTAAATgcaaaaaaaatactaaaaaagagtattgaaaaattatgactaaaaaatactaaattttaacaaataaattcaagttcttttaaaaatatatatatatatagtcaaagagtattaaaaaaatataattttaaatgatataaatgagcatttttttagtaatttttatctaaatataattttaaataatataatttaaataatattaattttattataatttattttaatataaaattattaaacatAAATCACATTAATACTAAGTCACTTTGTAAATACTAACTCAGTTATTTATTCcctatttcttttatttatccCATATATAAACACCTATatgtttttttcattttatgaatgaaattatcttattttaaaaaaaaaatactaactcactttttatcaaaataaaatttataaaatcaatttaataCAAATTCTCATTTACAAAAACTTTAATTCAAACACACACCTCATCTTCCATAAATTTTCCTTACTAATTTGgttttccatttttcttcccCCAAAATCATGCATGAATTTGTACCTAAAATATTAATAGATTCTTTAACTCTTACCACTATTGAGAATTAATGCACACACTATTGAGAATGaaacttaaattattaataGATTCTTTTGCTCTTACCACGTAAAATAGTATATATGGTAGTCTGATCTATGAACAAAtatccttatatatatatatatatatatatatatatatatatatatatatttttttttttttttttctcaaatctTTTTCCCAGTAACGTGTCAGAATAGAGGAAGCTTCAGTTCTGATATTTGCCAAGCTGTACTGCTGTACCAGCTTGACTGTAGTTTGTTTCATTTGCATGTGCTTTGCAAATCTTGCCTTGGTAAACAACATGCATTAATAATTGCACATGCATAAAGTTTTCACGAACTAGACaacaatatttaataaaattaaacagGAGGTAGCAACTAGCAAGGAGAAAAGCCTATTAGAACTATAAATTTACGCAATTAGCTTTAAAAGGTATTTGGAATGTAGAATTAACTTCAAGGATCATGAAATTAAAGCATGTTAGACATATTCGTAACACAAAAATGTTTTATAATCAAAgaaaattagttaaaaacagtcataatttatcttatttagcATTCATTAATTGTTACGACAATTAATAATACTAAACAAGTCAAGTTCTGAGTGTTTCTTTTGTTTCCCTAGCATTACCGTTAGTAACAATGGCGTGGCAACAATGATGTGTAGTAAAAGATGAATAGATTCTTTCaatgattagccatatgctagATATCCTTACAAgagttcaaaacttcaaattACAAAAAAGACACATAAATAATTCCCACAGTGAACCTTTTGGGTACAACCTTACAAGTGACAAATTAGATTGCACACAAGGAGGTGAAACCTTTTCAGTTTTCACTAATCATGTAAATGGATACTAATAAGCATAACATAAGTACTGATGAAATATATAAATGCAGGTTAGGGTGAAGATTAAGGTGGTAACTGGTACTCCAAGTGGTGCTGTAGCAGCTGAAGCCAGATGGAGTGGCTCCCATTGGGTCATACTGGACAAGTAATTTAACATGAAAAATGTATTTCTTTTTTCTAAGCTATTATAGCTCATTTAATTGACTGCTTGTGTCTCTTCACATACTCACATGCATACCCCTTTAATATTAACAAACCAGCATTTGTTTTCAACTATCAATCATGCAGAGCAACCAAGTAGAACTTTTCAGTGCCTTATGCCAAAATCATACTTTGTTATATAACTTAACCTTATTTTCTGAAACAGGAAGTTAAAGCAAGAGGTAAAGCATTGCATGGATGAACTCAACTGTAGTGTTGTGGTGATGAATGCCTCAAAACCAAAAGTTCTCAGGCTTAACTTAGCATGCTCTGATGAACTCCAAACTCCATTTTTCTCCTCTGCTTCTTCACCGGATATAGCAATTGGAAAGCTCAAAGGCCGCAGATTGAAGCATTCAACCCCAGTGAGTAGCCCTGAAGAACCAGCTACTTCTGCCACTAGAACCATCGGAGTTTACTCAGAGTCAAGTTCTGATTCAATGGCTTCTCTTTTCCAAGTCTATGAGCAAAATCCTCTGTATGAGGGTCAGGGACTGCACGACAAAAGAGCATACAAACCAATCAATGAGCCAAAAGAGTTcaactttgatttggaaaaggATTTGGGGACACATTCAATCCCATATGTGTCAAGTGATGATAACAAGGATGTATTTTGGATTCCTCAGAACAGAGTTATCCAAAGAACCAAATCTCCAACTTCCAAAACACTACTTGAGAATTTTATGCACTGTGATCAAGAAATGAAAAGGACAAATAATGAACTTGGGTTTAAACAATCTCAAAGCAGAGTTTACGCTTCCAACATGGGCAACAGAGGTAATGCCACCATTCCTATGGGAAGAACTTCGTGTATAcctcctcccttgtgctctCAGTGTCAGAACAAAGCACCAGTTTTTGGAAAGCCTCCTAGACAGTTTTCTTACAAGGAGATAGAGGAAGCTACTGATATGTTCTCGAATGCAAATTTTCTAGCTGAAGGTGGATTTGGTGTTGTTCACAAGGGAATGCTCAGAGATGGCCAGGTTGTTGCTGTGAAACAGTTAAAGTTTAGAGGCTCTCAAGCTGATCTTGATTTCTGCAGGGAAGTTCGTGTTTTGAGCTGTGCACAACACAGAAATGTTGTGTTGTTGATAGGATTTTGTGTAGAGGCCAATTTGAGGATATTAGTCTATGAATACATATGCAATGGATCCTTGGACCTTTACTTACATGGTATGCCTCAATTACCTTCATTTCAAGTTTGATTATGGATCCTTGGACCTTTACTTACACGGCTATTAGTTCATTTTACATATTATGAGTTTCTCTTTCAGTTCTTTGCACTTGTATTTGAATGTTCGTCTGAATaatccaacaaaaagttcataTCAAAgtttatttctttctatattgACAGGAGATGGGAATACCCCCTTGGATTGGAACTCACGGTTAAAGATAGCGATTGGAGCTGCAAGAGGATTACGCTACCTTCATGAAGATTGCAGAGTTGGTTGCATAGTGCACAGAGATTTTCGACCCAGAAATATTCTCTTAACGCATGACTTTGAGCCTTTGGTAGCTTAATTACCTGGCCCTTCTGCATTCTGTAGTGTGTGAATTGGTGGAAACTCaagtgcagtcgacttcactgatttgactaaatttttatgtaacagctctcagttatcaacttcacgtgaagtcgactgcacctgagtttttaCCGTGTGAATTTTAAGAATAAGTAGCCTTAAACATGATCGTTTCGCATTCATTCAGGTGGCTGATTTTGGGCTTGCTAGATGGCACTCAGAATGGAATATAAATACTGAACAAGATCGAGTTGTAGGAACGTCAGGGTAATTATCTCTATTTATACATAATTCCATGTTATATAACACCGTTTCGTTGTTCTTAATTGTTGCATAAACCTATACAGGTATCTTGCACCTGAATATCTTGAAGCTGGAAATCTTACATATAAAGTAGATGTATATGCATTTGGCATTGTTTTACTAGAGTTAATAACAGGTCGAAGAATTAGTGAGTTGGAACAATTTAATGGCCACTCGTTTCTTTCTGAATGGTTTCATCCTATACGCATGTTAGAGGCAGATCATATATTGCAAAACGTTCGGTCTCTTAATCCATACTTGGGGTTTGAGACGTCATTGGAATTTAACTTTGAATTACAAGCCATGGCAAGAGCTGCTTCATTGTGTCTACGTCTGGATCCTGATGCCAGACCTCCAATGTCTAAGGTATGCAGAAGGCTTAAACATGTTTTTAGTTTCTTGCAAATTATGGACTGAAAATGCTTCTTATATATACTTGTAGATCCTGAGAGTACTGGAAGGGGGTGATGCAGTTCGTCCTATTGGTTTAGACTTCAATTCAGTTGGTAATAGAAGTGGTCATTTAAGTGGTTTGAGTTCTCACACTCCACATAAAGGTACAATAAGTCATTCTCGTAGGCTATCACATTGATCACATAGAAATATGGTAAAAACTCAAATACAGTCAACTTCAcctgaagttgatagttgagaactattagatgaaaatttagtcaaatcagtcaaatcatctaacgactctcagttatcaatttcacgtgaagtcgactctAGCTGAGTTTTCTTCTAGAAACATTCACAGCAAACTTTCACTTATTGGTATAAATGTATAAGGAAAAAGTCAATTGTCAAAGAATTCTTCTCACGTAATGTCCGTGACACTTGTTATTTGTGGTCTTCTCCTCAACATAGTTAATTATTATGGTGAATGAAATGCTTTTTCATCTCAACATCCCCTCTCttgtatatataaatttttttcggTGTCTTCCTTTATAATTTGTCTCATAATACATAATAGTGAGATAATAATTCAAAGAGATGAGATGGAGGCATCAAAATATGGGCCGGGCTGGGCCTTTCAAGGCCCATCACAAAACAATATACAGTTATACACACTAGTCTAACTGGATCACCAGCGTTCATACAATCAGAGCAGTTTGTTTCAGTTATTTTCTGTTATTGCTCCGGCACGAAGAAGAGTAGCTACTAACAGATTCAGCAAATGGTATTGAATCCGAATCAGAAAACATACGGTGGTGGCGCTGCTGCTCCTGGTTATCACCACCTCCAACATCAGCGACGCTCCACACCTTTACAGACTTATCCAAGCTCCCACTGTACAACACCCACCGCCTCTCACCACCACGCGCCTTCGCCTCCTTGTCTTCCTCCACGGCCAGACACTTCACTGGACCCTCGTGCCCCGTCAGCATCGACACGCACGTGTGGATCGTTCCCTCCTTCTTCCAGACGCAGATTGTCTTGTCGGCGGATCCGCTGAAAACTAAGGTTCCGGCAGCGGCGAGGCATAGGACGGCTAGTTTGTGGCCTTTAAGGACGCCACCATGGGCGAAGTTGTTGTTACTGTCCCAGAAGTTGACGAGACCGTCGGAGGAGCCGCAGTAAAGGGTAGAGAAGGAGGCATCGAGGGTGAGGGCGGTGACGGCGGATTCTTGCTTGAGCAGGGTTTGTGCATTGGTGTGTTTGGTGCACTTGGTGGAGCGGGAGGAGGGAGTTTCCCGCTTCCACATCTTGACGGTTCCATCGGCGGAGCCGGAGAAGACGAGGCCATCGACGCCGCACACCACGGAATTCACCGTGTCTTGGTGAGCCGGGATGGATTCCATGCACCTCTTATCGGAGATGCGCCACACCTGTTATTTTTGTTATTGCATGGGTCACACACAACCAATAAAATAATGACACTTAACAATTGTCTTTaagtaaaattaataattaaaaattattatataataatttttaattattaattttattggaAGAAAATTtgacataaatttttatttaaaataaaataataagtgGAAAATAAGACATTACCTTTATGCTTCTATCCCATGAAGCTGAATAGAGCAATGTTTTACAATGAGAAAGGCTTAAGGCGGAAACAGCATCAGAATGCTTAATCCAAAGTGCTGAACGATTTTTCCGAACTTCAATGTAGTTACTTGGTTTGAGAGAACTCTTGAGTATATCTTTCAAAGTTGGCAACGTTCCTGCGCGTTTGTGAACATTTGGTGCCTTAGGGTTAACCTTCCAAACACGAATTTTACCATCTTGGTGACCCGTGAAG includes:
- the LOC130932509 gene encoding inactive protein kinase SELMODRAFT_444075-like — encoded protein: MMMFREETVGSISARHSATSTAGTRISPSVNKVLVAVKAEKIISNTALAWALTHVVHSSDSITLLAVYSVEKSGRRFWNFSRLRGDCSSGVSAGKLPERISDISESCAQMVLQLHNQIEVRVKIKVVTGTPSGAVAAEARWSGSHWVILDKKLKQEVKHCMDELNCSVVVMNASKPKVLRLNLACSDELQTPFFSSASSPDIAIGKLKGRRLKHSTPVSSPEEPATSATRTIGVYSESSSDSMASLFQVYEQNPLYEGQGLHDKRAYKPINEPKEFNFDLEKDLGTHSIPYVSSDDNKDVFWIPQNRVIQRTKSPTSKTLLENFMHCDQEMKRTNNELGFKQSQSRVYASNMGNRGNATIPMGRTSCIPPPLCSQCQNKAPVFGKPPRQFSYKEIEEATDMFSNANFLAEGGFGVVHKGMLRDGQVVAVKQLKFRGSQADLDFCREVRVLSCAQHRNVVLLIGFCVEANLRILVYEYICNGSLDLYLHGDGNTPLDWNSRLKIAIGAARGLRYLHEDCRVGCIVHRDFRPRNILLTHDFEPLVADFGLARWHSEWNINTEQDRVVGTSGYLAPEYLEAGNLTYKVDVYAFGIVLLELITGRRISELEQFNGHSFLSEWFHPIRMLEADHILQNVRSLNPYLGFETSLEFNFELQAMARAASLCLRLDPDARPPMSKILRVLEGGDAVRPIGLDFNSVGNRSGHLSGLSSHTPHKGTISHSRRLSH
- the LOC130934943 gene encoding protein JINGUBANG-like, yielding MHSERTPSADFLSDNELSMQSNTAASPMSPYYDPGRLSGEGSPLMMSPWNQTANSRFSKELCSQGGESTAQSALLGSLVREEGHIYSLAATGNLLYTGSESKNIRVWKNLQEFCGFKSNSGLVKAIIISGHKIFTGHQDGKIRVWKVNPKAPNVHKRAGTLPTLKDILKSSLKPSNYIEVRKNRSALWIKHSDAVSALSLSHCKTLLYSASWDRSIKVWRISDKRCMESIPAHQDTVNSVVCGVDGLVFSGSADGTVKMWKRETPSSRSTKCTKHTNAQTLLKQESAVTALTLDASFSTLYCGSSDGLVNFWDSNNNFAHGGVLKGHKLAVLCLAAAGTLVFSGSADKTICVWKKEGTIHTCVSMLTGHEGPVKCLAVEEDKEAKARGGERRWVLYSGSLDKSVKVWSVADVGGGDNQEQQRHHRMFSDSDSIPFAESVSSYSSSCRSNNRK